Proteins encoded in a region of the Quercus lobata isolate SW786 chromosome 8, ValleyOak3.0 Primary Assembly, whole genome shotgun sequence genome:
- the LOC115957248 gene encoding probable F-box protein At4g22030 has translation MFMATLQAASFCCCYSSSSSASFRKIKATLNAQKFQSSNHHSLPRLLADELNQSKRLQTFKSALTQIEMKPKIETKAVKELYAIMEIVADRTEMHKNIGSQRDNWNRLLLTSVNGMTVTAATMAGLVAVSGVGVSAPVILALKLSSSLLYMAVTGILLVMNNIQPSQLAEEQRNASRLFKQLHEDIKMTLALQNPTEDDVEDAMNKVLALDKAYPLPLLGTMLDKFPKKVEPAVWWPKHYLKTQQEKGNGKVNRNGWNEKLEEEMREVLGVMKRKDEAEYVRLSKVVLKLNKILAVCGPLFTGLAAVGSILQGLPFIGSWGAFLAVMFGALATVVNTVEHGGQVGMVFEMYRDSAGFFRLMEETIESNLKEEEADRRENGELLEVKVALQLGRSLSELRDLASTTSSLASRISPDKEEFGSKLF, from the coding sequence ATGTTCATGGCTACTCTTCAAGCtgcttctttttgttgttgttattcttcttcttcttcagcttCCTTCAGAAAAATCAAAGCCACCTTAAATGCCCAAAAATTCCAATCATCAAATCATCATTCTCTTCCTAGGCTCCTTGCTGATGAGTTGAATCAAAGTAAAAGGCTACAAACCTTTAAATCTGCTTTAACCCAAATAGAAATGAAGCCTAAGATAGAAACAAAGGCAGTGAAAGAGTTATATGCAATCATGGAAATTGTAGCAGATAGAACAGAAATGCACAAGAATATAGGGTCCCAGAGAGATAACTGGAACCGTCTTCTGCTAACTTCTGTTAATGGAATGACAGTCACAGCAGCAACTATGGCTGGACTTGTGGCTGTGAGTGGAGTTGGAGTTTCAGCACCAGTTATTTTGGCTCTAAAGCTCTCTTCTAGTCTTCTCTATATGGCTGTCACTGGTATTTTACTAGTGATGAATAACATTCAGCCTTCTCAGCTTgcagaagaacaaagaaatgcTTCCAGACTATTTAAGCAACTTCATGAGGATATCAAAATGACTTTGGCTCTTCAAAATCCAACTGAAGATGATGTAGAAGATGCTATGAATAAAGTTTTGGCACTTGATAAGGCCTACCCACTTCCCTTACTTGGGACAATGCTTgataaatttccaaaaaaggtTGAGCCTGCTGTGTGGTGGCCAAAACATTATTTGAAGACTCAACAAGAAAAGGGTAATGGGAAAGTAAACAGAAATGGGTGGAATGAGAAGCTTGAAGAGGAAATGAGAGAGGTTCTTGGGGTTATGAAGAGAAAAGATGAAGCAGAATATGTGAGGCTAAGCAAAGTAGTACTTAAACTTAACAAAATTCTTGCAGTATGTGGTCCTCTGTTTACTGGTTTGGCTGCAGTTGGGTCAATATTACAGGGATTACCTTTCATTGGCTCATGGGGTGCATTTTTGGCAGTGATGTTTGGAGCTTTAGCCACTGTGGTTAACACTGTGGAGCACGGTGGGCAAGTTGGGATGGTGTTTGAGATGTATAGGGACTCAGCTGGGTTCTTTAGGCTTATGGAAGAGACTATAGAATCAAAcctgaaggaagaagaggctgaTAGGAGGGAAAATGGGGAGTTGTTAGAAGTGAAAGTGGCTCTTCAGCTTGGGAGAAGCTTGTCAGAGCTCAGGGACCTAGCCAGTACCACATCATCTTTGGCTTCAAGAATTAGTCCGGACAAAGAAGAGTTTGGAAGCAAGCTCTTCTGA
- the LOC115957357 gene encoding dihydrolipoyllysine-residue succinyltransferase component of 2-oxoglutarate dehydrogenase complex 2, mitochondrial-like: protein MMLGVIRRRVASGGSSASVFGQTFQASRPVVSTSRVSSIAEKEVLLQPRGFGQVRNFGHLVVPGCSGSLRPMREVVASIQWEATMQMLSRPFSSDNGDLVDAVVPFMGESITDGTLASFLKNPGDRVEVDEPIAQIETDKVTIDVTSPEAGVIQKFVAKEGDTVEPGTKIAIISKSAEGMAPVAPSEKASEKAVLQPSPPSEKSEEKQKPKVETAPVTAKPKAPSTPPPKHSATEPQLPPKERERRVPMTRLRKRVANRLKDSQNTFALLTTFNEVDMTNLMKLRSDYKDAFVEKHGVKLGLMSGFVKAAVSGLQKQPIINAVIDGDDIIYRDYVDISIAVGTPKGLVVPVIRNAEKMNFAEIEKEINTLAKKANDGSISIDEMAGGSFTISNGGVYGSLLSTPIINPPQSAILGMHSIVSRPMVVGGNVVPRPMMYIALTYDHRLIDGREAVFFLRRIKDVVEDPRRLLLDI from the exons ATGATGTTAGGTGTTATAAGGCGAAGAGTCGCTTCCGGCGGCTCGTCTGCTTCG GTTTTTGGGCAGACATTTCAGGCGAGCCGGCCTGTGGTGTCTACTTCTAGAGTTTCCTCCATTGCAGAGAAAGAG GTTTTGCTTCAACCGAGAGGCTTTGGGCAAGTGCGGAATTTTGGTCACCTTGTTGTACCTG GTTGCTCAGGTAGTTTACGGCCAATGAG GGAGGTTGTTGCCAGTATTCAGTGGGAAGCTACAATGCAAATGCTGAGCAGGCCATTTTCTTCAGACAATG GGGATTTGGTTGATGCTGTTGTCCCTTTTATGGGTGAATCCATTACTGATGGCACACTGGCGAGTTTCTTGAAGA ATCCTGGTGACAGGGTAGAAGTTGATGAACCGATTGCTCAAATTGAAACAGATAAG GTGACAATTGACGTTACTAGTCCTGAAGCGGGTGTGATTCAAAAG TTTGTAGCCAAGGAAGGTGATACTGTAGAACCAGGTACCAAGATTGCCATCATTTCAAAGTCTGCTGAAGGAATGGCGCCTGTTGCTCCATCTGAGAAGGCATCAGAGAAAGCTGTTTTGCAGCCATCTCCCCCTTCTGAAAAGAGTGAGGAAAAGCAGAAGCCTAAAGTTGAAACTGCTCCTGTCACTGCGAAGCCTAAAGCACCCTCTACACCACCTCCTAAACACTCAGCTACAGAACCTCAGCTTCCCCCTAAAGAAAGGGAAAGGCGG GTTCCTATGACAAGACTCCGAAAACGGGTTGCTAATCGATTGAAAGATTCCCAAAACACATTTGCACTGTTGACAACATTCAATGAGGTTGATAT GACAAATCTGATGAAGCTCCGTTCTGATTACAAGGATGCTTTTGTTGAAAAGCATGGGGTGAAGTTAGGACTTATGTCAGGATTTGTGAAA GCTGCTGTCAGTGGGCTCCAAAAGCAGCCTATTATTAATGCGGTCATTGATGGGGATGATATTATCTATAGAGACTATGTAGATATCAGTATTGCTGTTGGTACCCCAAAG GGCCTTGTTGTCCCAGTCATCCGCAATGCTGAGAAGATGAATTTTGCTGAGATTGAGAAGGAGATCAACACACTAGCAAAGAAGGCAAATGATGGATCTATATCTATTGATGAAATGGCTGGAGGTTCATTTACAATATCTAATGGTGGGGTTTATGGAAGCCTTTTAAGTACCCCCATCATCAATCCCCCTCAG TCGGCAATATTGGGTATGCACTCGATAGTGAGCCGTCCTATGGTTGTTGGAGGAAACGTTGTTCCAAGGCCAATGATGTACATTGCTCTAACATATGACCATAGGTTGATTGACGGGAGAGAGGCAGTTTTCTTCTTGCGTCGTATCAAAGATGTTGTGGAGGACCCTCGTAGACTTCTCCTTGACATATGA